One genomic window of Pseudomonas aeruginosa includes the following:
- the xdhA gene encoding xanthine dehydrogenase small subunit, translating to MIRFLLNREIRVEERLDPNLTVLDYLRRHLGKTGTKEGCASGDCGACTVVVGELVTGEDGAERIRYRSLNSCLTFVSALHGKQLITVEDLKHQDRLHDVQQAMVDCHGSQCGFCTPGFVMSLFALQKNSAGADPAKAHEALAGNLCRCTGYRPILDAAEQACCHKRADQFDAREAATIEQLRAIAPRETAELNSGDRRCLLPLTVADLADLYGANPQARLLAGGTDLALEVTQFHRELPVMIYVGHIREMKRIEVGANCLEIGAATPLTDCYQALAADYPDFGELLQRFASLQIRNQGTLGGNIGNASPIGDAPPLLIALGAKIVLRRGERRRELPLEEYFLDYKVTAREEGEFIEKILVPRARPSQAFKAYKVSKRIDDDISAVCAAISLDLEDGRIARARVAFGGMAAIPKRAAACEATLQGARLEAASFERAAAALANDFTPLSDFRASKEYRLLTAQNLLRKCFLELHAPAVETRVTAYV from the coding sequence TTGATCAGGTTCCTGCTCAACCGGGAGATCCGCGTCGAAGAACGCCTGGACCCCAACCTCACCGTCCTCGACTACCTGCGCCGGCACCTCGGCAAGACCGGCACCAAGGAAGGCTGCGCCTCCGGCGATTGCGGCGCCTGCACCGTGGTGGTCGGCGAACTGGTCACCGGCGAGGATGGTGCCGAACGCATCCGCTATCGCAGCCTGAACTCCTGCCTGACCTTCGTTTCCGCCCTTCACGGCAAGCAATTGATCACCGTCGAGGACCTCAAGCACCAGGACCGCCTGCACGACGTGCAGCAGGCGATGGTCGACTGCCATGGCTCGCAGTGCGGGTTCTGCACGCCGGGTTTCGTCATGTCGCTGTTCGCCCTGCAGAAGAACAGCGCCGGCGCCGATCCGGCCAAGGCCCACGAGGCGCTCGCCGGCAACCTCTGCCGCTGCACCGGCTACCGGCCGATCCTCGACGCCGCCGAGCAGGCCTGCTGCCACAAGCGCGCAGACCAGTTCGACGCCCGGGAAGCCGCCACCATCGAGCAATTGCGCGCCATCGCTCCGCGCGAAACCGCCGAGCTGAACAGCGGTGACCGGCGCTGCCTGCTGCCGCTCACCGTCGCCGACCTGGCCGACCTCTACGGCGCCAATCCGCAGGCACGCCTGCTGGCCGGCGGCACCGACCTGGCGCTGGAGGTCACCCAGTTCCATCGCGAACTGCCGGTGATGATCTATGTCGGCCACATCCGCGAAATGAAACGCATCGAAGTGGGCGCCAACTGCCTGGAAATCGGCGCCGCCACCCCGCTGACCGACTGCTACCAGGCGCTGGCCGCGGACTACCCGGACTTCGGCGAGTTGCTGCAGCGTTTCGCGTCCCTGCAGATCCGCAACCAGGGCACTCTCGGCGGCAATATCGGCAACGCCTCGCCGATCGGCGACGCCCCGCCGCTGCTGATCGCCCTCGGCGCGAAGATCGTCCTGCGCCGCGGCGAACGGCGCCGCGAGCTGCCGCTGGAGGAGTACTTCCTCGACTACAAGGTCACCGCCCGCGAAGAAGGCGAGTTCATCGAGAAGATCCTGGTCCCGCGTGCCCGGCCCAGCCAGGCGTTCAAGGCCTACAAGGTCTCCAAGCGCATCGACGACGATATTTCCGCGGTCTGCGCCGCCATCAGCCTCGACCTGGAAGATGGCCGGATCGCCCGCGCCAGGGTCGCCTTCGGCGGCATGGCGGCGATTCCCAAGCGCGCCGCCGCCTGCGAAGCGACGCTGCAAGGCGCGCGCCTGGAAGCCGCCAGCTTCGAACGCGCCGCGGCCGCCCTGGCGAACGACTTCACCCCGCTCAGCGACTTCCGCGCGAGCAAGGAATATCGCCTGCTGACCGCGCAGAACCTGCTGCGCAAATGCTTCCTGGAGCTGCACGCTCCCGCCGTCGAAACCCGGGTGACCGCCTATGTCTAA
- the xdhB gene encoding xanthine dehydrogenase molybdopterin binding subunit has translation MSNHRKPHKSQEELADLFRAELTTGVGRSVKHESAPKHVSGEAIYIDDRLEFPNQLHVYARLSERAHARITRLDVTPCYQFPGVAIALTAADVPGQLDIGPVVAGDPLLADGKVEYVGQMVLAVAADSLETARKAAMAAIVEYEDLEPVLDVVEALRKRHFVLDSHQHRIGDSAAALAGAPHRLQGTLHIGGQEHFYLETQISSVMPSEDGGMIVYCSTQNPTEVQKLVAEVLGVSFNRIVIDMRRMGGGFGGKETQAAAPACLCAVVAYHTGRPAKMRLPRMEDMQITGKRHPFYVEYDVGFDDDGRLHGIQIDLAGNCGYSPDLSGSIVDRAMFHSDNAYFLGNATINGHRCKTNTASNTAYRGFGGPQGMVAIEEIMDAVARSLGKDPLEVRKLNYYGKNERNVTHYHQTVEHNLLAEMTAELEASSEYARRREEIRAFNAASPVLKKGLALTPVKFGISFTATFLNQAGALIHIYTDGSIHLNHGGTEMGQGLNTKVAQVVAEVFQVDVERIQITATNTDKVPNTSPTAASSGTDLNGKAAQNAAETIKRRLVEFAARHWKVSEEDVEFRNNQVRIRELILPFEELVQQAYFGQVSLSSTGFYRTPKIFYDREQARGRPFYYFAYGAACSEVIVDTLTGEYRMLRTDILHDVGDSLNPAIDIGQVEGGFVQGMGWLTMEELVWNAKGKLMTSGPASYKIPAVADMPLDLRVKLLENRKNPEQTVFHSKAVGEPPFMLGISVWCAIKDAVASLADYRAQPAIDAPATPERVLWGVEQMRRLKAAQAQAADAAVEPA, from the coding sequence ATGTCTAACCATCGCAAGCCGCACAAGAGCCAGGAAGAGCTGGCCGACCTGTTCCGCGCCGAGCTGACCACCGGAGTCGGCCGCAGCGTCAAGCACGAAAGCGCCCCCAAGCACGTCAGCGGCGAGGCGATCTACATCGACGATCGCCTGGAGTTTCCCAACCAGTTGCACGTCTATGCGCGCCTGAGCGAGCGCGCCCACGCCCGCATCACCCGCCTCGACGTGACGCCCTGCTACCAGTTCCCCGGCGTCGCCATCGCCCTCACCGCCGCCGACGTTCCCGGCCAGCTCGACATCGGCCCGGTGGTGGCCGGCGACCCGCTGCTGGCCGATGGCAAGGTGGAGTATGTCGGACAGATGGTCCTGGCGGTCGCCGCCGACAGCCTGGAAACCGCGCGCAAGGCGGCCATGGCGGCGATCGTCGAGTACGAAGACCTGGAGCCGGTGCTCGACGTGGTCGAGGCCCTGCGCAAGCGCCATTTCGTCCTCGACAGCCACCAGCACCGCATCGGCGATTCCGCCGCCGCGCTGGCCGGCGCGCCGCATCGCCTGCAAGGCACGCTGCACATCGGCGGCCAGGAGCATTTCTACCTGGAGACGCAGATTTCCTCGGTAATGCCCAGCGAAGACGGCGGCATGATCGTCTATTGCTCGACCCAGAACCCCACCGAAGTGCAGAAGCTGGTGGCCGAGGTCCTCGGGGTTTCCTTCAACCGCATCGTCATCGACATGCGCCGCATGGGCGGCGGCTTCGGCGGCAAGGAAACCCAGGCCGCGGCGCCGGCCTGCCTGTGCGCGGTGGTCGCCTACCACACCGGGCGTCCGGCGAAGATGCGCCTGCCGCGCATGGAGGACATGCAGATCACCGGCAAGCGTCACCCGTTCTACGTCGAATACGACGTCGGCTTCGACGACGATGGCCGCCTGCACGGCATCCAGATCGACCTGGCCGGCAATTGCGGCTATTCGCCGGACCTCTCCGGCTCGATCGTCGACCGCGCCATGTTCCACTCGGACAACGCCTACTTCCTCGGCAACGCCACCATCAACGGCCACCGTTGCAAGACCAACACCGCCTCGAACACCGCCTACCGCGGTTTCGGCGGGCCCCAGGGAATGGTCGCCATCGAGGAGATCATGGACGCCGTGGCCCGCAGCCTGGGCAAGGACCCGCTGGAGGTGCGCAAGCTCAACTACTACGGCAAGAACGAGCGCAACGTCACCCATTACCACCAGACCGTCGAGCACAACCTGTTGGCGGAGATGACCGCCGAGCTGGAAGCGAGCAGCGAGTACGCCCGCCGCCGCGAGGAAATCCGTGCCTTCAATGCCGCCAGCCCGGTCCTGAAGAAAGGCCTGGCGCTGACCCCGGTGAAGTTCGGCATTTCGTTCACCGCGACCTTCCTCAACCAGGCAGGTGCGCTGATCCACATCTATACCGACGGCAGCATCCACCTGAACCATGGCGGCACCGAGATGGGCCAGGGCCTCAATACCAAGGTCGCCCAGGTGGTCGCCGAGGTCTTCCAGGTCGACGTGGAGCGCATCCAGATCACCGCCACCAATACCGACAAGGTACCCAATACCTCCCCCACCGCCGCCTCCTCGGGCACCGACCTGAACGGCAAGGCCGCGCAGAATGCCGCCGAAACCATCAAGCGGCGCCTGGTGGAGTTCGCCGCACGGCACTGGAAGGTCAGCGAGGAAGACGTCGAGTTCCGCAACAACCAGGTGCGTATCCGCGAGCTGATCCTGCCGTTCGAGGAACTGGTCCAGCAGGCCTACTTCGGCCAGGTTTCGTTGTCCAGCACCGGCTTCTACCGCACGCCGAAGATCTTCTACGACCGCGAGCAGGCCCGTGGCCGGCCCTTCTATTATTTTGCCTACGGCGCCGCCTGCTCGGAGGTGATAGTCGATACCCTCACCGGCGAATACCGCATGCTGCGCACCGACATCCTGCATGACGTCGGCGACTCGCTGAACCCGGCCATCGACATCGGCCAGGTCGAAGGCGGCTTCGTCCAGGGCATGGGCTGGCTGACCATGGAGGAACTGGTCTGGAACGCCAAGGGCAAGCTGATGACCAGCGGCCCGGCCAGCTACAAGATTCCCGCCGTCGCCGACATGCCGCTGGACCTGCGGGTGAAACTGCTGGAGAACCGCAAGAATCCGGAGCAGACCGTGTTCCATTCCAAGGCCGTGGGCGAGCCGCCGTTCATGCTCGGCATCTCGGTCTGGTGCGCGATCAAGGACGCCGTGGCCAGCCTCGCCGACTACCGCGCGCAACCCGCCATCGACGCGCCGGCGACGCCCGAGCGGGTGCTCTGGGGCGTGGAACAGATGCGCCGGCTGAAGGCCGCCCAGGCGCAAGCGGCGGACGCCGCGGTCGAACCGGCCTGA
- the xdhC gene encoding xanthine dehydrogenase accessory protein XdhC gives MNWISALAELQRSGEPCVLVTIIEERGSTPRNAGSKMVVSAERLYDTIGGGHLEYRAQAIAREMLAARTQDTRLERFSLGASLGQCCGGATVLLFEPMGQPQAHIAVFGAGHVGRALVPLLASLPCRVRWIDSREHEFPALLPDGVEKVVNDEVLDEVERMPPGSHFIVMTHNHPLDLELTAAILARNDFAYFGLIGSKTKRVKFEHRLRERGVDAERLQRMRCPMGLEQVKGKLPAEIAISIAGEVIATYNAAFGLERKQGPSSVTRLTPESRRAHES, from the coding sequence ATGAACTGGATCAGCGCCCTGGCCGAGTTGCAGCGTAGCGGCGAACCTTGCGTCCTGGTGACCATCATCGAGGAACGCGGCTCGACCCCGCGCAACGCCGGCTCGAAGATGGTGGTCAGCGCCGAGCGGCTCTACGACACCATCGGCGGCGGCCACCTGGAATACAGGGCCCAGGCCATTGCCCGGGAAATGCTCGCCGCGCGGACCCAGGACACCCGCCTGGAGCGCTTCAGCCTGGGCGCCAGTCTCGGCCAGTGCTGCGGCGGCGCCACGGTGCTGCTGTTCGAGCCGATGGGCCAGCCGCAGGCACACATCGCCGTGTTCGGCGCGGGCCACGTCGGTCGCGCCCTGGTACCCTTGCTCGCCAGCCTGCCCTGCCGGGTGCGCTGGATCGATTCGCGGGAACACGAATTTCCCGCGCTCCTGCCCGACGGCGTGGAGAAAGTGGTGAACGACGAAGTGCTCGACGAGGTCGAGCGGATGCCGCCCGGCAGCCACTTCATCGTCATGACCCACAATCACCCGCTGGACCTGGAGCTTACCGCGGCGATCCTGGCGCGCAACGACTTCGCCTACTTCGGCCTGATCGGCTCGAAGACCAAGCGCGTCAAGTTCGAGCACCGCCTGCGCGAACGTGGCGTCGACGCCGAACGCCTGCAACGGATGCGCTGCCCGATGGGCCTGGAGCAGGTGAAAGGCAAGCTGCCGGCGGAGATCGCCATCTCCATCGCCGGCGAGGTGATCGCCACCTACAACGCCGCCTTCGGCCTGGAACGCAAGCAGGGGCCGTCGAGCGTCACCCGGCTGACCCCGGAGTCGCGCCGCGCCCACGAATCCTGA
- the guaD gene encoding guanine deaminase: MTRNAKAYRAAILHSIADPAEVGVERSYEYFEDGLLLVEDGKVARLGDAETLLGEIGEVEVFEYRDALITPGFIDTHIHFPQTGMIASYGEQLLDWLNTYTFPTERQFGDQAHADQVAEIFLQELLRNGTTTALVFGSVHRQSVESLFEAARRLDLRLIAGKVMMDRNAPDYLTDTAESSYRDSKALIERWHGQGRLLYAVTPRFAPTSTAEQLDMAARLLREHPGVYLHTHLSENLKEIEWVKELFPERSGYLDVYDHHGLLGPRSVFAHGVHLCDGECQRLAETGSAVAFCPTSNLFLGSGLFDLPKLERYKVKVGLGTDVGAGTSFSQLQSLNEAYKVMQLQGARLDPFKSLYLATLGGARALELDDRIGSFATGNEADFVVLDYHATPLLSYRLSQAGSLAERLFALTILGDDRTVKETFAAGRSVHRRD; encoded by the coding sequence ATGACCCGCAACGCCAAAGCCTACCGCGCCGCCATCCTGCACAGCATCGCCGACCCCGCGGAGGTCGGCGTCGAACGCTCCTACGAATACTTCGAGGACGGCCTGTTGCTGGTGGAGGACGGCAAGGTCGCTCGCCTCGGTGACGCCGAAACCCTGCTCGGCGAGATCGGCGAGGTCGAGGTCTTCGAGTACCGCGACGCGCTGATCACCCCCGGCTTCATCGATACCCACATCCATTTCCCGCAGACCGGGATGATCGCCTCCTACGGCGAACAACTGCTGGACTGGCTGAACACCTATACCTTCCCCACCGAGCGCCAATTCGGCGACCAGGCCCATGCCGACCAGGTCGCCGAGATCTTCCTGCAGGAACTGCTGCGCAACGGCACCACCACCGCGCTGGTCTTCGGCAGCGTGCACCGGCAATCGGTGGAATCGCTGTTCGAGGCCGCCCGGCGCCTGGACCTGCGCCTGATCGCCGGCAAGGTGATGATGGACCGCAACGCGCCGGACTACCTGACCGACACCGCCGAGAGCAGCTACCGCGACAGCAAGGCGCTGATCGAGCGCTGGCACGGCCAGGGCCGTCTGCTCTACGCGGTGACCCCGCGCTTCGCCCCGACCAGCACCGCGGAACAGCTGGACATGGCGGCGCGGCTGCTGCGCGAGCATCCCGGCGTATACCTGCACACCCATCTGTCGGAGAACCTCAAGGAAATCGAGTGGGTGAAGGAGCTGTTCCCCGAGCGCAGCGGCTACCTGGACGTCTACGACCACCACGGCCTGCTCGGGCCGCGCTCGGTGTTCGCCCATGGCGTGCACCTGTGCGACGGCGAATGCCAGCGCCTGGCGGAGACTGGCTCGGCGGTGGCGTTCTGCCCGACCTCCAACCTGTTCCTCGGCAGCGGTCTGTTCGACCTGCCGAAGCTGGAGCGCTACAAGGTCAAGGTCGGCCTCGGCACCGATGTCGGCGCCGGCACCAGCTTCTCCCAGCTGCAGTCCCTGAACGAGGCGTACAAGGTCATGCAGTTGCAGGGCGCCCGCCTCGATCCGTTCAAGTCGCTCTACCTCGCCACCCTCGGCGGCGCCCGTGCGCTGGAGCTGGACGACCGGATCGGCAGCTTCGCCACCGGCAACGAGGCGGACTTCGTGGTCCTCGACTACCACGCCACCCCGCTGCTCTCCTACCGCCTGAGCCAGGCCGGCAGCCTGGCCGAACGGCTGTTCGCGCTGACCATCCTCGGCGACGACCGCACGGTGAAGGAAACCTTCGCCGCCGGTCGCTCGGTGCATCGCCGCGACTGA
- a CDS encoding GntR family transcriptional regulator: MTDQLQHIRKPPRTGKAARSGTQDEIVYAHIFDAILEQRLAPGTKLSEEALGEIFGVSRTIIRRALSRLAHEQVVLLRPNRGAVVASPSIDEARQILFARRTVERAITELATDNATAERLAELREMVVQEQSSFARGDRGAGIRLSGEFHLKLAEMARNAPLVSFQRSLVSQTSLIIAQYESGGRSHCSFDEHNEILDAIEKGDKERAVTLMMHHMEHIDSKLNLESDNASGDLHAVFSHLLGGKKKPRRAKADSDSAA; this comes from the coding sequence ATGACCGATCAGTTGCAACACATCAGGAAGCCGCCGCGCACCGGCAAGGCTGCCCGCAGCGGTACCCAGGACGAGATCGTCTACGCCCACATCTTCGACGCCATCCTCGAACAACGCCTGGCCCCCGGCACCAAGCTGAGCGAGGAGGCGCTCGGCGAGATATTCGGTGTCAGCCGCACCATCATTCGCCGCGCCCTCTCGCGCCTGGCCCACGAGCAGGTGGTGCTGTTACGGCCGAACCGCGGCGCGGTGGTCGCCAGCCCGAGCATCGACGAGGCCCGGCAGATCCTTTTCGCCCGCCGCACAGTCGAGCGCGCCATCACCGAACTGGCCACCGACAACGCCACCGCCGAGCGTCTGGCCGAGTTGCGCGAGATGGTGGTGCAGGAACAATCCAGCTTCGCCCGTGGCGACCGGGGCGCCGGCATCCGCCTGTCCGGCGAGTTCCACCTGAAGCTCGCCGAGATGGCGCGCAACGCTCCTCTGGTGAGTTTCCAGCGCAGCCTGGTGTCGCAGACCTCGCTGATCATCGCCCAGTACGAAAGCGGCGGTCGCTCGCACTGCTCGTTCGACGAGCACAACGAGATCCTCGACGCCATCGAGAAGGGCGACAAGGAGCGCGCGGTGACCCTGATGATGCACCACATGGAGCATATCGACAGCAAGCTCAACCTGGAGAGCGACAACGCTTCCGGCGACCTGCACGCGGTGTTCTCGCACCTCCTCGGCGGCAAGAAGAAGCCACGCCGGGCCAAGGCCGACAGCGATTCGGCGGCCTGA
- a CDS encoding NCS2 family permease — MESTKQEEQGIYAATPPATGLLERLFKLRQHGTTVRTELAAGLTTFITMAYIIFVNPNIMADAGIDHGAAFVATCLAAALGCFLMGLYANWPVGLAPGMGLNAFFTYTVVGTMGYSWQIALGAVFISGVMFMLLTFSRVREWLLNSIPRSLRFAMGAGVGLFLGLIGLKTAGIVVASPATLIKLGHLTSPGPLLAALCFLMIAVLEYRRVFGGILISILSVTLVGWALGLVQYGGVFSAPPSLAPTFLAMDIAGAFNVTMISVILAFLFVHMFDTAGTLMGVAQRAHLVKEDGRIENLSKAMKADSASSVFGGMLGVPPVTSYVESAAGVAAGGRTGLTAVVVGVLFVAAMFFAPLAGMIPAFATAGALIYVAMLMMGGMAHIDWDEHTETIPAIVTVIMMPLTFSVADGIALGFITYVAMKVLTGKHREVSASLYALFVIFVAKFIFL, encoded by the coding sequence GTGGAAAGCACCAAACAAGAAGAACAAGGGATCTACGCTGCGACACCGCCCGCCACCGGCCTGCTCGAACGCCTGTTCAAGCTCCGCCAGCATGGTACGACGGTCAGGACCGAGCTGGCGGCCGGGCTGACCACCTTCATCACCATGGCCTACATCATCTTCGTCAATCCCAACATCATGGCCGACGCCGGCATCGACCACGGCGCGGCGTTCGTCGCCACGTGCCTGGCGGCCGCCCTCGGCTGCTTCCTGATGGGCCTGTACGCCAACTGGCCGGTGGGCCTGGCGCCGGGAATGGGACTGAACGCCTTCTTCACCTACACCGTGGTCGGCACCATGGGCTACAGCTGGCAGATCGCCCTAGGCGCGGTGTTCATCTCCGGGGTGATGTTCATGCTGCTGACCTTCTCCCGGGTCCGCGAATGGCTGCTCAACAGCATCCCCCGCAGCCTCAGGTTCGCCATGGGTGCGGGAGTCGGCCTGTTCCTCGGCCTGATCGGCCTGAAGACCGCCGGCATCGTGGTGGCCAGCCCGGCGACCCTGATCAAGCTCGGCCACCTCACCTCGCCCGGCCCGCTGCTGGCGGCACTGTGCTTCCTGATGATCGCCGTGCTCGAGTACCGCCGGGTGTTCGGCGGCATCCTCATCAGCATCCTCAGCGTCACCCTGGTCGGCTGGGCCCTCGGCCTGGTGCAGTACGGCGGGGTGTTCTCGGCGCCGCCGAGCCTGGCGCCGACCTTCCTGGCGATGGACATCGCCGGCGCGTTCAACGTCACCATGATCAGCGTGATCCTGGCCTTCCTCTTCGTGCACATGTTCGATACCGCCGGCACTCTCATGGGCGTCGCCCAGCGCGCGCACCTGGTGAAGGAGGACGGACGTATCGAGAACCTGTCGAAGGCGATGAAGGCCGACAGCGCCTCCAGCGTGTTCGGCGGCATGCTCGGTGTCCCGCCGGTGACCAGTTACGTGGAGAGCGCCGCGGGCGTGGCCGCCGGCGGACGTACCGGGCTCACCGCGGTGGTGGTCGGCGTGCTGTTCGTCGCCGCGATGTTCTTCGCCCCGCTGGCCGGGATGATCCCCGCCTTCGCCACCGCCGGCGCGCTGATCTACGTGGCCATGCTTATGATGGGCGGGATGGCGCACATCGACTGGGACGAGCACACCGAGACCATCCCGGCGATCGTCACGGTGATCATGATGCCGCTGACCTTCTCGGTGGCCGACGGTATCGCCTTGGGCTTCATCACCTACGTCGCGATGAAGGTCCTCACCGGCAAGCACCGCGAAGTCTCGGCCAGCCTCTATGCGTTGTTCGTGATCTTCGTCGCCAAGTTCATCTTCCTCTGA
- the uraH gene encoding hydroxyisourate hydrolase — protein sequence MSASGRPQPMGRLTTHVLDSAHGCPGHGIKIELYRVEGQQLELIATTLTNHDGRCDQPVLQGEDFRPGVYQLVFNAGDYYRARGVQLPEPAFLDQVVLRFGIASADDHYHVPLLISPYSYSTYRGS from the coding sequence GTGTCCGCCAGCGGGCGCCCGCAACCCATGGGACGTTTGACCACGCATGTACTGGATTCCGCACATGGCTGCCCCGGCCATGGCATCAAGATCGAGCTGTACCGGGTAGAAGGCCAGCAACTGGAACTGATCGCCACCACCCTGACCAACCACGACGGCCGCTGCGACCAGCCGGTGCTGCAAGGCGAGGACTTCCGTCCCGGGGTCTATCAACTGGTGTTCAACGCCGGCGACTACTATCGCGCCCGCGGCGTGCAATTGCCGGAGCCGGCCTTCCTCGACCAGGTGGTGCTGCGTTTCGGCATCGCCTCCGCCGACGATCACTACCACGTGCCGCTGCTGATCTCGCCCTACAGCTATTCGACCTATCGCGGCAGCTAG
- the puuE gene encoding allantoinase PuuE gives MSADYPRDLIGYGNNPPHPHWPGDARIALSFVLNYEEGGERCVLHGDKESEAFLSEMVAAQPLQGVRHMSMESLYEYGSRAGVWRLLKLFKRRNVPLTVFAVAMAAQRNPEVIRAMVADGHEICSHGYRWIDYQYMDEAQEREHMLEAIRILTELTGQRPVGWYTGRTGPNTRRLVMEEGGFLYDSDTYDDDLPYWDPASTAEKPHLVIPYTLDTNDMRFTQVQGFNNGEQFFQYLKDAFDVLYEEGATAPKMLSIGLHCRLIGRPARMAALERFIQYAQSHDKVWFARREDIARHWHREHPFQETEA, from the coding sequence GTGAGCGCTGACTACCCACGCGACCTGATCGGATACGGCAACAACCCTCCCCACCCTCACTGGCCCGGCGATGCGCGCATCGCCCTGTCCTTCGTGCTCAATTACGAAGAAGGTGGCGAGCGCTGCGTCCTGCATGGCGACAAGGAGTCCGAGGCGTTCCTTTCCGAGATGGTGGCTGCCCAGCCCTTGCAGGGCGTGCGCCACATGAGCATGGAATCGCTCTACGAATACGGCAGCCGCGCCGGGGTCTGGCGCCTGCTCAAGCTGTTCAAGCGACGCAACGTGCCGCTCACCGTGTTCGCCGTGGCCATGGCGGCGCAGCGCAACCCTGAGGTGATCAGGGCGATGGTCGCCGACGGCCATGAAATCTGCAGCCACGGCTACCGCTGGATCGACTACCAGTACATGGACGAGGCCCAGGAGCGCGAGCACATGCTCGAAGCCATCCGCATCCTCACCGAACTCACCGGCCAGCGCCCGGTGGGCTGGTACACCGGACGCACCGGCCCGAACACCCGGCGCCTGGTGATGGAGGAAGGCGGCTTCCTCTATGACTCCGACACCTACGACGACGACCTGCCCTACTGGGACCCGGCCAGCACCGCGGAGAAACCGCACCTGGTGATTCCCTATACCCTGGACACCAACGACATGCGCTTCACCCAGGTGCAGGGCTTCAACAATGGCGAGCAGTTCTTCCAGTACCTGAAGGACGCCTTCGACGTGCTCTACGAAGAAGGCGCGACGGCGCCGAAGATGCTCTCCATCGGCCTGCATTGTCGGTTGATCGGTCGCCCGGCGCGGATGGCCGCCCTGGAGCGCTTCATCCAGTACGCGCAGAGCCACGACAAGGTCTGGTTCGCCCGCCGCGAAGACATCGCCCGCCATTGGCACCGTGAGCATCCTTTCCAGGAGACCGAGGCATGA
- the uraD gene encoding 2-oxo-4-hydroxy-4-carboxy-5-ureidoimidazoline decarboxylase → MSRFQTLTPASLSREAFVEAFADIYEHSPWVAEKAYDLGIDDSLNDIEGLHQRMADILLSASREAQLALINAHPDLAGKAAIRGELTASSTSEQAGAGIHECSAEEFARFTELNDAYKARFGFPFIKAVKGSNRHQILAAFEERIQHSADEEFATALAEINKIALFRLQQL, encoded by the coding sequence ATGAGCCGTTTCCAGACCCTGACCCCCGCCTCGCTGTCCCGCGAGGCCTTCGTCGAAGCCTTCGCCGACATCTACGAACACTCCCCCTGGGTCGCCGAGAAGGCCTATGACCTGGGCATCGACGACAGCCTCAACGATATCGAGGGCCTGCACCAGCGCATGGCCGACATTCTCCTGTCGGCAAGCCGCGAGGCCCAGCTGGCGCTGATCAACGCCCACCCGGACCTCGCCGGCAAGGCAGCGATCCGTGGCGAACTGACCGCCTCCAGCACCTCCGAGCAGGCCGGCGCCGGGATTCACGAATGCAGCGCCGAGGAGTTCGCCCGCTTCACCGAACTCAACGACGCCTACAAGGCCAGGTTCGGCTTCCCCTTCATCAAGGCGGTGAAGGGCAGCAACCGCCATCAGATCCTGGCGGCCTTCGAGGAACGCATCCAGCACTCCGCCGACGAGGAGTTCGCTACCGCGCTGGCCGAGATCAACAAGATCGCCCTGTTCCGCCTGCAGCAGCTCTGA